Proteins encoded together in one Salarias fasciatus chromosome 17, fSalaFa1.1, whole genome shotgun sequence window:
- the mdm2 gene encoding E3 ubiquitin-protein ligase Mdm2: MSTDKELDRVHTPDDNNLVRPGVEFCSLLQLAGATKDVFTMKEVMFYLGQYIIQKQLYDQKQQHIVHCSQDALGRVLGVDSFSVKEPQALFAMITKNLVAVRSPDSPTGGGSAGSRAPDRGREEFDAPSRSSSPDRRRRRRRRRSHRSSEPGPSCSVDDGDDEQESEAESEDEGRKRRRSDSYSLTFDDSLSWCVIGGLGGGRDRHSSQSSDSHSGSARSEVTEAASDSDSDNFSVEFEVESIDSDDYNEDDASLSADDQVYEVIFEAEDEDSFDEDTEISEADYWRCVKCEELNPPLPRNCQRCWALRADWLPELSISPAPCGAKALPPKPTGQSAAKEASALDVEDNEGVDVPDGKRSRPPALSQTVSESSVPNSQDALSSSQPSSSSLSSSQEKLWTPESQPSSSCCDSQELVPPASPTDPPPPELERSVSAEWRLPDSCLDPCLICQSRPKNGCIVHGRTGHLMSCYVCAKKLQRRNKLCPVCRMPIQTVILTYLS, translated from the exons ATGTCCACTGACAAGGAGCTGGACAGAGTCCACACCCCGGACGACAACAACCTG GTCCGCCCCGGAGTGGAGTTCTGctcgctgctgcagctcgccgGCGCCACCAAAGACGTCTTCACCATGAAGGAG GTCATGTTCTACCTGGGCCAGTACATCATCCAGAAACAGCTGTACGaccagaagcagcagcacatcGTCCACTGCTCCCAGGATGCACTGGGGCGGGTGCTGGGCGTGGACAGCTTCTCGGTGAAGGAACCACA GGCCCTGTTTGCAATGATCACCAAGAACCTGGTGGCCGTGAGGAGTCCAG ACTCTCCGACAGGCGGCGGATCGGCAGGCAGCAGAGCGCcggacagaggaagagag GAGTTCGACGCACCGAGTCGCTCTTCGTCTCCAGACCGCAggagaagacggaggaggaggcggagccacagGAGCAGCGAACCAG gcccctcctGCAGCGTGGATGACGGCGATGACGAGCAGGAGTCGGAGGCGGAGTCTGAAGacgaggggaggaagaggaggcggtcTGACAGCTACTCCCTGACCTTCGACGACAGTCTGTCCTGGTGTGTGATTGGTGGACTGGGAGGTGGGCGGGACCGACACAGCAGCCAATCATCCGACTCCCACAGCGGG tctgccaggtcagaggtcacggagGCGGCCTCAGACTCCGACAGCGATAACTTCAGCGTGGAGTTCGAGGTGGAGTCCATCGATTCTGACGACTACAACGAAGACGACGCCTCGCTGTCTGCAGACGACCAG gtgtatGAGGTAATCTTCGAGGCTGAGGACGAAGACTCTTTTGATGAAGACACAGAGATTTCTGAAGct gatTACTGGCGCTGTGTGAAGTGTGAGGAGCTGAACCCGCCTCTTCCCAGGAACTGTCAGCGCTGCTGGGCTCTGcgtgctgattggctgcctgAGCTGTCaatcagccccgccccctgcggcGCCAAAGCTCTGCCCCCAAAGcccaccggccaatcagctgCCAAGGAAGCTTCAG CTTTAGACGTGGAGGACAATGAAGGTGTGGACGTCCCGGATGGAAAGAGGTCCAGACCGCCGGCTCTGTCCCAGACCGTGTCCGAGTCCTCGGTGCCGAACTCCCAGGACGCGTTGTCCTCCTCGCagccctcctcgtcctccttgtcctcctcccaGGAGAAGCTGTGGACTCCAGAGTCGCAGCCGTCCTCGTCCTGCTGCGACTCCCAGGAGCTCGTCCCCCCGGCGTCCCCGACGGACCCGCCGCCGCCCGAGCTGGAGCGCAGCGTGTCGGCGGAGTGGCGTCTTCCCGACTCGTGTCTCGACCCGTGTCTCATCTGTCAGTCGCGGCCGAAGAACGGCTGCATCGTCCACGGACGCACGGGACACCTGATGTCCTGCTACGTCTGCGCCaagaagctgcagaggaggaacaaGCTGTGTCCCGTCTGCCGGATGCCCATCCAGACCGTCATCCTCACCTACCTCAGCTGA